A genomic window from Hyla sarda isolate aHylSar1 chromosome 8, aHylSar1.hap1, whole genome shotgun sequence includes:
- the LOC130285283 gene encoding uncharacterized protein LOC130285283: MSEENKTVSDPSQDRIQTMVDASVSKSVQAAIVTLQDTITKSMNLVLARVKGPGKSKSKRRHLSVDPYSKPTRYTLESHTPSKSQANDSVPIRGINQSDNTSSTLEEAHSSKRKKVDFRSKPDSFRESSSEDSDHSDIEDVDDILYISEEGGSDHDDPALQDDTKTGDSNDPFFDPSLIYHPRSGELLPEPKVAEYLAMWVFKSLDKASRSKLKSECPRPSLPHNSSATPELDPLLNKFLFKTGKNPKKGIDRSFKACQDKLMDLLGPLTKILNLAELASNSNTSVDTETLKGWAQRAICLFGNANAALSTERKRSILMKIDPQLTNLASTEPPNPTKGLLFGDEFIKEMNKYVGLFSSLSKAQVSMKKVFSQKIFGKAGRGRGRSSSRSTQYRPQYRTTYNPPQPSFTTPTPTPFFPYRGRPWRARGQRGYPRSRPSSVQQ; encoded by the exons atgtctgaggaaaataaaaCTGTATCTGATCCTTCACAGGATCGTATTCAAACAATGGTGGACGCATCTGTGTCCAAATCGGTTCAAGCAGCGATTGTCACCTTACAAGACACAATCACAAAATCCATGAACCTGGTTTTGGCAC gggttaaaggacctggAAAGTCCAAATCAAAGAGACGACATTTGTCTGTTGATCCTTATTCCAAACCTACTAGATACACTTTAGAATCTCATACCCCCTCCAAATCACAGGCAAATGACTCCGTCCCTATAAGGGGAATTAACCAGTCAGATAATACTTCTTCCACCCTAGAAGAGGCTCACTCCTCTAAACGGAAAAAAGTGGACTTTAGATCCAAACCAGACTCCTTTAGAGAGTCCTCATCTGAAGATTCTGATCACTCAGACATTGAGGATGTGGACGATATTTTATATATCTCTGAGGAAGGTGGCTCAGACCATGACGACCCTGCTCTGCAGGACGACACCAAAACAGGTGATTCTAATGACCCCTTTTTCGATCCCTCATTGATTTATCACCCTCGGTCAGGGGAATTGTTACCTGAACCTAAGGTAGCTGAATATCTGGCTATGTGGGTATTTAAATCTCTGGACAAGGCTTCTAGGAGCAAATTAAAGTCAGAGTGCCCCCGCCCATCTCTCCCGCATAATTCTTCGGCCACCCCCGAGTTGGACCCTTTACtcaataaatttttatttaagacGGGAAAGAATCCAAAGAAAGGGATCGACCGCAGCTTCAAGGCTTGCCAGGACAAACTTATGGACCTGCTAGGTCCATTAACCAAAATTCTCAATTTGGCAGAACTGGCTTCTAACTCAAATACTTCGGTGGATACCGAAACTCTGAAGGGATGGGCTCAAAGAGCCATATGCTTATTCGGCAATGCCAATGCCGCTCTCTCTACAGAGAGAAAGAGGTCTATTCTAATGAAAATAGACCCGCAGTTGACCAATTTGGCCTCTACGGAGCCACCTAATCCTACTAAAGGATTACTCTTTGGAGACGAGTTCATAAAAGAAATGAACAAATACGTGGGCCTGTTTTCGTCTTTAAGTAAGGCACAGGTCTCTATGAAGAAGGTCTTCTCTCAGAAGATTTTTGGAAAGGCTGGAAGAGGCAGGGGCCGCTCTTCCAGCCGCTCAACTCAGTATAGACCCCAATATAGAACCACATATAACCCACCACAACCCTCCTTCACTACACCCACCCCGACACCATTCTTCCCATACAGGGGCAGACCTTGGCGCGCACGAGGACAACGGGGTTACCCACGATCCAGACCATCTTCAG TGCAACAATAA